Proteins from a single region of Streptomyces glaucescens:
- a CDS encoding N-acetylmuramoyl-L-alanine amidase: MSYAGPEFDPPARRRPGRRLLAVVAGALAVGALAGWLVVEGAGGTDGGGTAAPSVSASAGDVRGSGAPAPADPSGPPSADDDRRPGADATATTAAAPLRGKVVVIDPGHNPGNGRHTAEINRQVDIGTGRKECDTTGTETNDGYAEARFTLDVARRMRTLLRAQGATVKLTQDADRPFGPCIDERARIGNEAGADAVVSLHADGSGAGNRGFHVILPGEVRAGAADTRAIVGPSRELGERIAGNFVRATGSAPSNYVGDGTGLVTREDLGGLNLSTVPKVFIECGNMRDSKDAALLTSGAWRQKAARGISDGIVSFLRG; encoded by the coding sequence GTGTCGTACGCAGGTCCGGAATTCGATCCTCCCGCCCGCCGTCGCCCAGGCCGCAGGCTGCTCGCCGTGGTGGCGGGCGCGCTGGCCGTCGGGGCGCTGGCCGGGTGGCTCGTGGTCGAGGGCGCCGGGGGAACGGACGGCGGCGGTACGGCCGCGCCCTCGGTGAGTGCGTCCGCCGGCGACGTCCGCGGTTCCGGGGCTCCCGCGCCCGCGGACCCCTCCGGCCCCCCGTCGGCCGACGACGACCGCAGGCCGGGCGCCGACGCGACGGCCACGACCGCCGCCGCTCCCCTCAGGGGCAAGGTCGTCGTCATCGACCCCGGGCACAATCCGGGCAACGGCCGGCACACCGCCGAGATCAACCGGCAGGTGGACATCGGGACGGGCCGCAAGGAGTGCGACACCACCGGCACCGAGACGAACGACGGGTACGCCGAGGCCCGGTTCACCCTCGACGTCGCCCGCCGGATGCGGACGCTGCTGCGGGCGCAGGGCGCCACCGTGAAGCTGACGCAGGACGCCGACCGGCCGTTCGGGCCGTGCATCGACGAGCGGGCGCGGATCGGGAACGAGGCGGGGGCCGACGCCGTGGTGTCCCTGCACGCCGACGGGTCGGGTGCCGGCAACCGCGGGTTCCACGTGATCCTGCCGGGCGAGGTGCGGGCGGGCGCCGCCGACACCCGTGCCATCGTGGGCCCTTCGCGCGAGCTGGGCGAGCGCATCGCCGGCAACTTCGTGCGGGCGACCGGCAGCGCCCCCTCCAACTACGTCGGCGACGGCACCGGACTGGTCACCCGCGAGGACCTCGGCGGTCTCAATCTGTCAACGGTTCCGAAGGTGTTCATCGAGTGCGGGAACATGCGCGATAGCAAGGACGCGGCACTGCTGACCAGCGGCGCCTGGCGGCAGAAGGCGGCGCGAGGGATCTCTGACGGAATCGTGAGTTTCCTGCGCGGGTAG
- a CDS encoding DUF5336 domain-containing protein: MNIRSLTRGDGVVIGAAVLLFIASFLGLYSIDGVPDDYDLPSLWGSGPVVLSVVLAGLIGAALVVVSRGLPQPRKVAGLDLGQFGVAFTVFAAWSALGNIFDVTGGIDNIGPGSNDGAPDAGTGLILALIATLIMAAAAIATPLVPALKAALVGAPRPAAPQPYGAQPQGGYGYPGGPGGPGAPQPSFGGQPQPGPQQQPYGAQQPQQPQQPQAPQQPAGDFSPFWFAVPVPRPLFAEDGSPAPIAELAPGTWYLAVEQRGAALVAQTQDGRRGVLQDTSGIQRG, translated from the coding sequence GTGAATATCCGCTCCCTCACTAGAGGCGACGGCGTGGTGATCGGAGCAGCGGTGTTGCTGTTCATCGCGTCGTTCCTCGGCCTCTACTCGATCGACGGGGTACCCGACGACTACGACCTCCCGAGCCTGTGGGGAAGCGGACCGGTCGTCCTCAGCGTGGTCCTCGCCGGTCTCATCGGCGCCGCGCTCGTCGTCGTCTCGCGCGGGCTGCCGCAGCCGCGCAAGGTCGCGGGCCTGGACCTCGGCCAGTTCGGCGTCGCCTTCACGGTGTTCGCGGCCTGGAGCGCGCTCGGCAACATCTTCGACGTGACGGGCGGCATCGACAACATCGGCCCGGGCTCGAACGACGGCGCCCCCGACGCCGGTACGGGCCTGATCCTCGCCCTCATCGCGACCCTGATCATGGCCGCGGCCGCGATCGCCACTCCCCTGGTCCCGGCCCTCAAGGCCGCGCTGGTCGGCGCCCCGCGCCCGGCCGCCCCGCAGCCGTACGGCGCCCAGCCGCAGGGCGGTTACGGCTACCCCGGCGGCCCGGGCGGCCCGGGTGCCCCGCAGCCGTCGTTCGGCGGCCAGCCGCAGCCGGGCCCGCAGCAGCAGCCGTACGGCGCCCAGCAGCCGCAGCAGCCGCAGCAGCCGCAGGCCCCGCAGCAGCCGGCGGGCGACTTCTCGCCGTTCTGGTTCGCCGTTCCGGTGCCGCGTCCGCTGTTCGCGGAGGACGGTTCGCCGGCGCCGATCGCCGAACTGGCGCCGGGCACCTGGTACCTGGCCGTCGAGCAGCGCGGTGCGGCCCTGGTCGCGCAGACGCAGGACGGCCGCCGGGGTGTCCTGCAGGACACCAGCGGGATCCAGCGCGGCTGA
- a CDS encoding vWA domain-containing protein: MRAAVRAVLGLALLATALTACAGDDDPVTLRVLASPELADVAPLLAGLEDDTGVRLDIDYRANADLDGQHPAEDGGTAYDLAWLASDRSFQLRVRDSDGRLARPESTPVMRSPVVVGLAPAPARTLRAGAPGGRISWADVADAAADGTVRFGMADPRRSDTGRAALVGVATAAAGTGTALREEDVTCDRLRGFRSGQTLTAASSRELVGRYPARQGDTNALIAHEAELLALNASGALRTPLEIVHPDDGMILSDFPLLLLDPGERRAYREVTEWLLTAGTQRALMERTYRRPVNQDVEPSARLRTPVGNALSFPDRLSIVEQLVTDYGDPARRTAGQVVFVLDFSTSMRGARMAALRAAFAGLSGADDTATGKFARFHRGERLTVVRFGGRVLEERTVTVRGEADLRTLNATVAHGGYDDATALWSALARGYRIAAAAVREDPARPVALVLMTDGENNAGITYREFLRRHRALAPESGAVPTFPVHLGEADPNALRRAADATGGRVVDAGLSSLPDAFKEIRGCHRQ, translated from the coding sequence GTGAGGGCCGCCGTACGGGCCGTGCTCGGCCTCGCCCTGCTCGCCACCGCGCTCACCGCCTGCGCCGGCGACGACGACCCGGTCACCCTGCGCGTCCTCGCCAGCCCCGAACTCGCCGACGTGGCACCCCTGCTGGCCGGTCTGGAGGACGACACCGGCGTCCGGCTGGACATCGACTACCGGGCCAACGCCGACCTCGACGGCCAGCACCCGGCCGAGGACGGCGGCACCGCCTACGACCTCGCCTGGCTCGCCTCCGACCGCTCCTTCCAGCTGCGCGTCCGGGACTCCGACGGGCGGCTCGCCCGCCCCGAGTCCACCCCCGTCATGCGCTCCCCGGTCGTCGTCGGCCTCGCCCCCGCCCCCGCCCGCACCCTGCGCGCCGGGGCCCCCGGCGGCCGGATCTCCTGGGCCGACGTCGCCGACGCCGCCGCCGACGGCACCGTACGGTTCGGCATGGCCGACCCGCGGCGCAGCGACACCGGCCGCGCCGCCCTCGTCGGCGTCGCCACCGCCGCCGCCGGCACCGGCACCGCCCTGCGCGAGGAGGACGTCACCTGCGACCGGCTGCGCGGCTTCCGCTCCGGCCAGACCCTCACCGCCGCCAGCTCCCGCGAACTCGTCGGCCGCTACCCCGCCCGGCAGGGCGACACCAACGCGCTCATCGCCCACGAGGCGGAACTCCTCGCCCTCAACGCGTCAGGCGCCCTGCGCACCCCCCTGGAGATCGTCCACCCCGACGACGGCATGATCCTCTCCGACTTCCCGCTGCTGCTCCTCGACCCCGGCGAGCGGCGGGCCTACCGCGAGGTGACCGAGTGGCTGCTCACCGCCGGCACCCAGCGCGCCCTGATGGAACGCACCTATCGCCGCCCGGTCAACCAGGACGTCGAACCGTCGGCGCGGCTGCGCACCCCCGTCGGCAACGCGCTCTCCTTCCCCGACCGCCTCTCCATCGTCGAACAGCTCGTCACCGACTACGGCGACCCCGCCCGGCGCACCGCCGGCCAGGTCGTCTTCGTCCTCGACTTCTCCACCTCCATGCGCGGCGCCCGCATGGCCGCACTGCGCGCCGCCTTCGCCGGACTCAGCGGCGCCGACGACACCGCGACGGGCAAGTTCGCCCGCTTCCACCGCGGCGAGCGGCTCACCGTGGTCCGGTTCGGCGGCCGGGTGCTGGAGGAGCGCACGGTGACGGTGCGCGGCGAAGCCGACCTGCGCACACTCAACGCGACCGTCGCGCACGGGGGTTACGACGACGCGACCGCCCTGTGGTCCGCGCTCGCACGCGGTTACCGCATCGCCGCCGCCGCCGTGCGCGAGGACCCCGCCCGGCCCGTCGCCCTCGTGCTGATGACCGACGGCGAGAACAACGCGGGCATCACCTACCGGGAGTTCCTGCGCCGCCACCGGGCGCTCGCGCCGGAATCCGGGGCGGTGCCCACCTTCCCCGTCCACCTCGGAGAGGCCGACCCGAACGCCCTGCGGCGGGCCGCCGACGCGACCGGCGGCCGCGTGGTCGACGCCGGACTCTCCTCCCTCCCCGACGCGTTCAAGGAGATCCGTGGGTGTCATCGACAGTGA